From a single Sorghum bicolor cultivar BTx623 unplaced genomic scaffold, Sorghum_bicolor_NCBIv3 super_2035, whole genome shotgun sequence genomic region:
- the LOC110431572 gene encoding uncharacterized protein LOC110431572: MHFISAIPKLTGQNYVLWREELDAALALAEIDLALQEPKPTEPEEPERAQNETDEAFANRKRDFAPIRAKYDLEKYKWEKSNRKCKIVIKKTITEGLRGAIPECDTAKEYLEKVKNQFTGSTKAHASTLIQKLTNMRFTGGSVREHILSMSTMAAKLEKLKMPLADGFLIHLALNSLPKEYETFVVNYNTQPEEWDLEK; this comes from the coding sequence ATGCACTTCATTAGTGCAATTCCAAAGCTGACGGGACAGAACTATGTTCTGTGGCGCGAGGAACTTGATGCTGCTCTAGCACTTGCTGAGATAGATTTGGCTCTTCAGGAGCCAAAGCCCACTGAGCCAGAGGAGCCCGAAAGGGCTCAGAATGAGACCGATGAAGCTTTTGCTAATCGGAAGCGAGACTTTGCTCCCATCAGAGCAAAGTATGATCTTGAGAAGTACAAGTGGGAAAAGTCAAACCGCAAGTGCAAGATTGTCATCAAGAAAACCATCACAGAGGGCCTAAGAGGTGCAATCCCAGAATGTGACACAGCAAAAGAATATCTTGAGAAAGTGAAGAATCAGTTCACTGGTTCAACCAAAGCTCATGCTTCCACCCTGATCCAGAAACTCACTAACATGAGGTTCACAGGGGGGAGTGTGAGAGAGCACATTCTGAGCATGAGCACCATGGCAGCCAAGTTAGAGAAGCTAAAGATGCCCCTCGCTGATGGTTTCCTCATTCACCTAGCTCTAAACTCACTTCCTAAAGAGTATGAGACATTTGTTGTTAACTACAACACACAGCCAGAGGAGTGGGATTTAGAGAAG